DNA sequence from the Pedobacter sp. W3I1 genome:
GCAGGATCAGACTGGAGCAATATTTATGTAATGGAAATAGCCAGCAAAACCAAATTAGCCGATGAACTGAAATGGACCAAATTCTCTGGCGCAGCCTGGAAAGGCGATGGTTTTTACTACAGTAAATTTGACGAACCTGCTAAAGGAACCGATCTTTCTGCAGCCAATAAATATCAAAAGGTGTATTTCCACAAATTGGGCGATCAGCAGCAAAATGATCGGTTAATTTTTGAAGACAAAACGAATCCAAATTTATATTTCGGTGCCAATGTTACCGAAGATGAACGCTTCCTGGTGGTTTACGCCAGTGCCGGTACTTCTGGCAACGCACTTTATTATCAAGATTTAAAAGCGCCCGATAGCAAAATTGCCTTATTGGTTAAAGGCTTTGAACACAACCACAGCGTTATTGATAATGTTGGCGATAAACTATTGCTAAACACCGACCTCGGTGCCGAAAACAAGCAGGTGGTTTTGGTTGATCCAAAAAATGCCGATCCTAAAAACTGGCAGAAGATTATCCCTGAATCGAAATTGGCGCTAGAAGGCATCGGAACTGGTGGAGGATTTCTTTGGGCTTCTTACTTAAAAGATGCAAGCACCAATATTATTCAATTTGATTTAACCGGAAAGAAAATTGGCGAGGTAAAACTGCCGGCAATTGGAACCGTTGGAGGCTTTGGTGGCTACAAAGAAGATAAAGAATTTTTTTACACCTTTTCTAATTTCACCACTCCAGGTACTATTTACCGTTACGACATCAATAAAAGCGAATCGATATTGTACAAAAAATCAGACCTCCAATTTAATACCGATAACTACGAAACCAAACAAGTGTTTTATCCATCAAAAGATGGCACAAAAGTACCTATGTTTATCGTACACAAAAAAGGTATCAAACTGGAGGGCAACAACCCGGTTTATCTTTATGCGTATGGCGGCTTCCAGATCAGTTTAACGCCAGGGTTCAGCCTCTCGCGGATGCTATTTTTAGAACGTGGCGGCATTTACGTTCAACCAAGTTTACGTGGCGGAAGCGAATATGGGGAGGCCTGGCACAAAGGCGGTATGTTAGCTAAAAAACAGAACGTTTTCGACGATTTTATTGCCGCAGCCGAGTACCTGGTTAAAGAAAAATATACTAACCCATCTAAAATCGCCATTTCCGGCGGTTCAAACGGTGGTTTGCTGGTAGGCGCTTGTATGACCCAAAGACCCGATCTGTTTAAAGTAGCTTTACCAGCCGTTGGTGTTTTAGATATGCTTCGTTACCATAAATTTACTGTGGGCTGGGGCTGGGCAGTGGAATACGGAAGCAGCGATAAAAAAGAGGATTTCGATTACCTGATTAAATATTCGCCGCTCCATAACCTAAAAAGCGGTGTTAATTATCCGGCAACATTAATAACAACAGCAGATCATGATGACCGCGTTGTACCTGCACATTCATTTAAATTTGCAGCAACCTTACAGGAGAAATACAAAGGCGAAAACCCGGTTTTAATCAGGATTGAAACCAAAGCTGGTCATGGTGCAGGCAAACCCACCACAAAAGTGATTGAAGAAGCAGCCGATGTATGGAGCTTTGTGTTTCAAAATTTAGGGATGAGCTGGTAGCGCATTTTTTGTCATTCTGAGCTCCATAGAAGGCCGTCATCTCGACTGGAGCGTAGCGAAATGGAGAGATCTATAATAGATTTCTCGACTACGTTGCACTCCGCTCGAAATGACGATATCTCGTAGTAATCATCACGAAAAATTATGCTCCTAATATAACACCAGCCCATTTCCCACTAAATCCATAGACCAATTATAATTTGCTTTAAGTCACTAAAAACCCTTAACTTTTGTTTTTAAGCAACACAAAGCATATAAAATATTGAATACAACAGGATTACAAAATTATCTAGAATATTTCTAAATAGCAGGATTGATAATACTTTATTTTGTAACTTTGCGTCAAATTTTTTTTAATGATCACTACTGATATAGCCGTAATAGGCGCTGGTCCGGTTGGCTTATTTGCCATTTTTGAAGCCGGTTTATTAAAAATGCGTTGCCATTTAATTGACTACCTGCCTCAGGTTGGTGGTCAGCTGTCTGAAATTTACCCTAAAAAACCGATATACGATATCCCTGGTTATCCTTCTGTATTGGCTCAGGAACTTATCGATAACTTAATGGAGCAGGCAAAACCTTTCCATCCAACGTTTACTTTAGGCGAGCGTATTGAAGGTTTAGAGAAGCGCGGAGAGGCAGATTTCGTTTTAACGACCAATATGGGTACCGTTATCGAAGCTAAAGTTGTGGTAATTGCCGGGGGTTTAGGTTGTTTTGAGCCGCGTAAACCAGCTGTAGAAAACTTAGAAAACTTTGAGAATGGTAAAGGCGTAAACTATATGATCCTTGATCCGGAGAAGTACCGCGATCAGAAAATGGTGATTGCCGGTGGTGGCGACTCTGCTTTAGACTGGACCATTTACTTAGCAGAAGTTTGTTCTGAATTAACTTTGGTGCACAGAAGCGAGAGTTTCCGTGGTGCTCCAGATTCGGTTGCTAAAGTAATGGCGTTGGCTGAAAGCGGAAAAATCAATTTGATTTTAAACAGCAATCTACAGGCGGTGCAAGGAACTGATAAACTGGAGCAAGTTGAAATTATTCAGAACCGTACTATGGAAAAAACTGTAGTAGAGGCTGATCACTTAATTCCTTTGTTTGGTTTGAGCCCTAAACTAGGTCCGATCGAAGATTGGAACTTAAATATCCACAAAAGTGCAATCGAGGTTAATGTTGATGATTATTCGACAAATATCCCTGGAATTTATGCTATTGGCGATATCAATACTTACACGAATAAACTAAAATTGATTCTTTGTGGTTTCCACGAGGCTGCATTAATGAGCCACAGCGCTTATTCTTACATGAACCCAGGTGTGAAATATACGATGAAATATACAACTGTAAACGGAGTTTCAGAATTTTAAGCTTTCTCCTATATTTGTCGCTACAACATAAGAGAACTAAAAAATGGAAAACAACATTAATATATACATGCAAGAGCCGGATGGCTCAGTTACTGAACACGTTGCACCAACAGACATGGGCTTAAGCCTGATGGAGTTTTTAAAAGCATCAGAGTACGATATTCTAGCTACTTGTGGCGGAATGGCCTTGTGTGCTACCTGCTGTGTTGATGTATTAGAAGGCGAAGAAAAACTTAACGAAATGACAGACGATGAGTATGCCATGTTAGATACTTTGCCTGATCTGTTACCAAACTCGCGTTTAGCCTGCCAATTGCAGTTAAATAATAATATGGACGGATTAAAAGTAAAATTACACGGTGTGAGCTAGGTTGTAAATAACATAAACAAAAAAGGTGATATCAAAAGTATCGCCTTTTTTGTTTTTAATAGACCTGAATTGCAAACGGCCAACCGAAAACTGCAAAACTGATTTGGGCGTTACCCAATCCCGTGAAATACCTATCATGTGAACACATCTTTTTTAAGAATGGTTTGGGCATCATACTAGCTGGCTTCAATAAACTACTGTCTTTACCGAAGGACGCCGTCAATCCCAAGTGGCGGGAGAATCAAAAAAATAGGTGCACAATGGCCCAAATAGCATTACCAAACCTGAAACGCAGTGGTTTTGTGTTCATTAGCACTGAATTTAAAGTTTAATATAAATTGAACACAAAACGAAGTGCCACTGTTTTTTTGATGAGCGTGGGCGGTGAGAAGCCACATTGCTGGATTGACAAAGCGCTTTGGGTACTTTGGCGCTCCAAAGTAACTTGCCCCGCGGCAAAGAGCGGAAAAAAAAATCAACATTTATCTCCAAACAATAGTTTTTAAGATATCAGCTTGTTATTAGCAGGAAAGATGCTGAAATAAATTCAGCATGACGATTGCCTTAGGAATGCGCTAAAAACAAATACAGGCTGATGTAGATGTGTCCACACGATAGGTGAAATACGGGAAAGGGGTCGGGCTTTTCAGGGCTACGCTTCGCTCCGGTACCGATGAAGACCTGTGAAACAAGCAAGCATACCGTGATTAAATAAAAACAGATGCTTAATTGGCACTAAACCCTTACAATCCCTAACGCGGCTTCATCTCGATTTTAGAAATTGAAGCAGCGACCTATGTTTATAAACCTGATAAAGCGAAAAGCCCGGAGCGAAGCATGAGTGAGGACTTGTAGCGATAGCAGGACTACAATCTGCCATTGAAGCAGAACCCTTCATTTCCAAAAAATAACTTTAGCCAGGTTTTCAACCCAGTGCATTAATTTCTCTTAAACCTGTATCACATTTGTGATTCCATTCGAACTTGTCACCTTGAGCTTGTCGAAACGATTTACTGGCATTTAAACAGGTCCTTCGACAGGCTCAGGATGACAATTCTATATTATGATCCAGCCTCTTATGTCTTCTCACCAGAGGATTAGAAATCCTTCGTCCTAAAGACGGTACTACAAATCCTTACTAACTTATTGGATATTCACTTTCTGCTTTTCTACATTCCAGCCATATACTTCTACAGCCAGATTACTTTGTTTCCCGGTATATTCTACCGTTACCGTTTTACTTTCGCCAGGTAAAATGCTTACGTAGTTATCATCATAAAAAGCAGGGAGTACACGTTCGCCGGTATTGCCATTTACTAAAGCAACACGGTTAAAAAATGCCACCGAATTTCCCTTTGCATTGCTCAAAGTAACTGCCACCTTACCGTTTTTCTGGTCAACTGCCGCAACTTTTAACGGCGCTTGTTTGATGCTTTTTAAACCAGAATATTCGCCATCTTTACCAGGGAGCCAATAAAGATTCTCACTCAGTATATTTTGCTTCTGGTCTAAAATCCTTAAAGAAACAAATACACCTTCTTTTTTATCCAGCTTGGCTAAGAACTCATTCATAGGAAAAAGTCTTCTCACCGAAGATGGGCCAGCCGAATTGAAGGCCTGTGAGTAGAAATAATCTTTCCCATCCATATCATAAGCTTTCGCTTGTACCATGAGGTTATTTCTGGTTGCGAAGCCATTGTTTACAATGGTAACCATACTATCCAAAGGATTCATCATCACATGCAAAGGCTCACTCCCTTTCCTTAAGCCATATAAACAAGCGTTAGGATCGAGGTAATAATCATACATCTGGCCTCGCATAGCTGTCCAGGGGTTTTGGGTTTTCCAGATGATAGAACCGGTATACCAATCCCACATTTTATTAGAAAAACCTTCCATTAATGCTCTATACTGGTCGTAATTGGCTAGCTGGGCTTTCATTGCAAAATCTTCTGCGCTTTTCGGCTTGCCATATGGATTAAGGTATTGTTCATAAGAGATATATTTATGGTAATCCCATACTGAATCGGGCTTAGCTTTGTATTGTGGTGCAATCAGGTTTTCTTTTGGGATAAAACGGAGCAAAGAAGCATAATCGCCAACGCCGACTGATCCTACTTCCGAATTATAAGGGAAGGTTTTGGTACCCCAAAAAGTTTTAATATCCTGGATGCCGTACGGACCATCTCCGTTTCCACCAATGGAATTGAAAGACATTTCATCGCTGTTAGAAAAATCGAAAAGTTTTCTTGTACCATCCAGGCGCGGCAGGATCTCATTTTTTAAGGGCTCCAAAATATCTTCAGGCGGGGTAATCTCATTCCCTCCACACCAAAAAGCAAGTGAAGCATGGTTTCTGATCATTTTGATCTGATCTTCAATGGCAGTTAAGGTAAGATTATGATCATCAGGATAATTCCTGCGTGTCCATTGATCTTCCTTTTTCATTGGATCTACCCAACGGCCATTGCAATCGCCGCTGAACCAGAAATCCTGGAATACCAGCAGGCCATATTTATCGCAGGCGTTGTAAAATTCAGGCCTTTCTAAAATTGCCCCTCCCCAGATGCGGATTAAGTTTAGGTTCATGTCTTTATGGTAACGTATCTCTGCATCATAACGGGCGTCACTAAAACGGAGCATCGCGTCAGAAATGATCCAGTTACCACCTTTAATAAAAATCTTTTGTCCGTTTACATAAGCGCCCATACTCCTGGTGTGCTCATTCCATATATTATCAATCTGGCGAACACCTACTTTAAGTTGCTCCTGATCTAATACTTGATTGGCTGCTATAAATTCGATTTTTATATCATACAGGTTTTGCGGTCCATATCCGCTTGGCCACCATAGTTTAGGATTTTCGAGCTGTAGATCAGGAAGTTTAACGGTTGTGGTTTTATTAGCGTTAATGGTGGCAGGCTGTTTAATCAGCTTCCCTGCAATCTGATATTGCAAAGTACCGGAAACCGCCTGGCCGGTAGGGTTTTCTACTTCAACTGAAACTTTAACTGTAGCCGGATTTTGTTTCCCTTCGGGCAAACGCTTGCCCGGAACCAGGGTAATTACCTGTGGGTTTAAGATATTGATGCTTTTTGTTTTCTCGATGGTCACTTTATCCCAAATCCCGGTATTACGGTCGCGGGTGGGCTGAATCCAGTCCCAGCCGGCAGTATACTGTGTGGTTAAACCTTTGGCAATGGTACCATCACCACCCTGACCGCCATTCGGATTGCCCGGAAAATCTGGCGGATAAACAATTACGGCCAGCCTGTTTTTCCCGTTTGAAGATAACAGCTTGGTAATGTTATATTGCGCCCTAAGGTGCATGCCTACCTGGATTTTCGGATTGACTTTCTTTCCGTTTAAATAAATTTCGGCTTTATAATTTATCCCTCTAAACTGCAGCCAAACCTCTTCATTACCTACAGCACGCTCTTCGAAATCTTTTACAAACCAATAGGTATAATAGTCGTTACCTGTTTTATATACATCAGGAATTTTTTCGTTGTTCATTCCATAAAATGGATCGGGAACTTTTTTATTGTTCAGCAATGTAGTTAACACCGTTCCCGGCACAGTTGCAGGCATCCAATTGTTAAGCGAAAAAGCCGGTTTAGAAATTTCTGAACCGTTAGACTGCGTATCTTTGATATTGGTACATACCCAGCCAGCATTTAACTCGTAACGCTGTTGTGCATTTACAATTAAAGCTGAACAGCATAAAAAAAGTAGGAATATTTTCTTCATTATTTTTGGAATGATTGAATGAGTGAGTGAGTGATAGAATGAGAGAATGATTTATTGAATGAATGATAGCATGATTGAATGATGATTTTGTAATAACGAACAAATACCCATTCTCTCATTCAATCATTTTAAATTCAATCATTACTTAGTTGAAACTGGTCTGTCTTCTGGTTTTATGCCCCAGCTTGCTGATGGTTTATTGCCCATGTAAATTTGCATATTCCCTCCAGCTGTTATCGCTTTGTGCAAGATATATGATTTAGTGTAAGGCTTGCCATTCAGCATAATTTTCTGAATGTATTTATTTTCTGCACTATTACCCACAACCTTAATGCTGAATTTTTTATTTCCAGCTAGCGAAATGGTAGCACCGTTAATCAAGGGTGTTCCGAAAACGTAAGCACCGTTCGCAGGATTTACGGGATAGAAACCCATTGCCGTAAAAACATACCAGGCACTCATCTGCCCCACATCTTCATTGCCACACAATCCATCTGGCTTAGACGAATAAAAATCTTTGTCGATTTTACGGATCAGATCGGCAGTTTTCCATGGCTTGCCTGCATAAGTATACAAATAGGTAATGTGGTGGTTGGGTTCATTTCCCTGTGCATAATTACCGATCAATCCACTAATATCCGGTGAGCCGTTGGTTCCCAAATCTAAGGGTAAGGTAAATAGCGAATCGAGTTTATTGATAAAAGCTTTATCCCCTCCAAAAAGATTAATCAGCCCTTCTACATCTTGCGGCACCAACCAGGTATATTGCCAGGCATTCCCTTCTACGTAGTCATCTTCACGGTGTTTGGATGAAAAAGGATCGAAAGGACTTCTCCAATTTCCGTTGGCAAGTTTACCCCGCATAAACTGAACACTTGGATCGAAATATAAACGATACAGTTTCGATCTTTTGCTAAAGTAAGTGTAATCTGCTGTTTTGTTCAGTGCTTTAGCCATTTGTGCGATGCAATAATCGTCAATAGCATACTCTAAGGCCTTACCCACTGATTCGTTTATTTTATCGGCCGGGATGTATTTAAGCTCCTGAATATATTCGATGCCATCTGTTTTCTGCATGGCCGATTGTTTTATTGCTTCGTATGCCAGATTTACATCAAAGCCACGGTATCCTTTTAAATAAGCATCAACAATAACCGGCACAGCGTGGTAACCTACCATGGTATTGGTTTCATTGCCCATTAAAATGCCAAACGGGTAGTTTTCCCTGTTGCCGGTAAATAGTCAGCATGGTATTAACCACATCGTTTACCTTATCGTGGTGTAGAATAGTAAAAAGTGGGTTTGCTGCACGGTATGTATCCCAAAGGGAGAAAGTAGTTAAATTATTAAAGCTGGCCTTTTTGTACACCTTTTTATCTGTACCGAGGTAATCTTTGTTTACGTCGTTAAAAAGTGATGGGGCCACCATGGTATGATATAAAGCGGTATAAAACACTTTTTTAGTCGTATTTGAAGCCTCAATTTTCACCTTAGCCAGTTCTTTTTCCCACTTTGCATCGCTGTTTTTAGCCGTAGCGGCAAAGTCCCAGCCTGGTAATTCGGTTTTTAGGTTTAAAATGGCATTTTCGATGCTTACCGGAGATAAAGCAACTTTAATCTGTAATTTATCATTGTTAATGGCATTAAAACTTACCGCTGCTTTTAGTTTTTTACCAGATAATGCCACACCACTTTTAACTGCAGTGCTGTCGTAGAGCGCAAGGCTCTTAATCGATTGGGAAAGTTTAATTACAAAATATAAACGTTGATCGTTGGCCCAGCCTTTCGAATTACGATGACCCACAATAGTTGTGGCATCGAGCTGTTTAAATGAAGCAGATACAGGCGCATCCCATCCTATGCCTTCAATTAAATCGATAATGATATGCGGATTTTCAGCACCTCCTTTAAAAGTATATTGATGAAAACCTACCCTTTCAGTGGCAGTTAATTCGGCTTTAATTTGGTATCTATCAAGCCATACTCGGTAATAACCAGCTTTCGCCACTTCATTTTGATGAGAAAATTTAGAAAGATAACCATCCTGATCATCAGCTGTTTTACCCTTTTCCAGAAGCAATTTACCAGTTGCAGGCATAATTGAAATATCGCCCAAATCGCCAATACCTGTACCGCTTAAATGGGTATGTGCAAAACCAGTAATGGTATTGCCTATGTAATTGTAACCACTGCACCAGTCCCATCCTTCGAAAATATTGTTCGGCCCGAGCTGTACGGCCCCAAACGGAACATTGGCACCTACAAAAACATGTCCGTGCTTTGCTGATCCGATTAATGGATCGATATATTGGGTTAAATTTGTTTTTTGTTGTGAAAAGGTATTATTGGTAAAAAGAGAGGCCGTTAAAAATAGAATGGAAGAGATTTTCTTGAACTGCATGTTGCTTATAATTTCCTACAATAGATTTAAAGA
Encoded proteins:
- a CDS encoding prolyl oligopeptidase family protein, whose protein sequence is MKKQILLSLFALSLFACNQGKKPAEKITLMKYPETKKDSTKDNYFGTTIADPYRWLENDTSAETKAWVIAENKVTQNYLGQIPYRADIKKRLTELWNYPKESAPFKVGEYYFFTKNDGLQNQSIWFIKKGLAGKEEVFLDPNKLTKDGTAAVSLLGFSNDKKYLAYSVAQAGSDWSNIYVMEIASKTKLADELKWTKFSGAAWKGDGFYYSKFDEPAKGTDLSAANKYQKVYFHKLGDQQQNDRLIFEDKTNPNLYFGANVTEDERFLVVYASAGTSGNALYYQDLKAPDSKIALLVKGFEHNHSVIDNVGDKLLLNTDLGAENKQVVLVDPKNADPKNWQKIIPESKLALEGIGTGGGFLWASYLKDASTNIIQFDLTGKKIGEVKLPAIGTVGGFGGYKEDKEFFYTFSNFTTPGTIYRYDINKSESILYKKSDLQFNTDNYETKQVFYPSKDGTKVPMFIVHKKGIKLEGNNPVYLYAYGGFQISLTPGFSLSRMLFLERGGIYVQPSLRGGSEYGEAWHKGGMLAKKQNVFDDFIAAAEYLVKEKYTNPSKIAISGGSNGGLLVGACMTQRPDLFKVALPAVGVLDMLRYHKFTVGWGWAVEYGSSDKKEDFDYLIKYSPLHNLKSGVNYPATLITTADHDDRVVPAHSFKFAATLQEKYKGENPVLIRIETKAGHGAGKPTTKVIEEAADVWSFVFQNLGMSW
- a CDS encoding NAD(P)/FAD-dependent oxidoreductase, which translates into the protein MITTDIAVIGAGPVGLFAIFEAGLLKMRCHLIDYLPQVGGQLSEIYPKKPIYDIPGYPSVLAQELIDNLMEQAKPFHPTFTLGERIEGLEKRGEADFVLTTNMGTVIEAKVVVIAGGLGCFEPRKPAVENLENFENGKGVNYMILDPEKYRDQKMVIAGGGDSALDWTIYLAEVCSELTLVHRSESFRGAPDSVAKVMALAESGKINLILNSNLQAVQGTDKLEQVEIIQNRTMEKTVVEADHLIPLFGLSPKLGPIEDWNLNIHKSAIEVNVDDYSTNIPGIYAIGDINTYTNKLKLILCGFHEAALMSHSAYSYMNPGVKYTMKYTTVNGVSEF
- a CDS encoding 2Fe-2S iron-sulfur cluster-binding protein, producing MENNINIYMQEPDGSVTEHVAPTDMGLSLMEFLKASEYDILATCGGMALCATCCVDVLEGEEKLNEMTDDEYAMLDTLPDLLPNSRLACQLQLNNNMDGLKVKLHGVS
- a CDS encoding glycoside hydrolase family 2 TIM barrel-domain containing protein, encoding MKKIFLLFLCCSALIVNAQQRYELNAGWVCTNIKDTQSNGSEISKPAFSLNNWMPATVPGTVLTTLLNNKKVPDPFYGMNNEKIPDVYKTGNDYYTYWFVKDFEERAVGNEEVWLQFRGINYKAEIYLNGKKVNPKIQVGMHLRAQYNITKLLSSNGKNRLAVIVYPPDFPGNPNGGQGGDGTIAKGLTTQYTAGWDWIQPTRDRNTGIWDKVTIEKTKSINILNPQVITLVPGKRLPEGKQNPATVKVSVEVENPTGQAVSGTLQYQIAGKLIKQPATINANKTTTVKLPDLQLENPKLWWPSGYGPQNLYDIKIEFIAANQVLDQEQLKVGVRQIDNIWNEHTRSMGAYVNGQKIFIKGGNWIISDAMLRFSDARYDAEIRYHKDMNLNLIRIWGGAILERPEFYNACDKYGLLVFQDFWFSGDCNGRWVDPMKKEDQWTRRNYPDDHNLTLTAIEDQIKMIRNHASLAFWCGGNEITPPEDILEPLKNEILPRLDGTRKLFDFSNSDEMSFNSIGGNGDGPYGIQDIKTFWGTKTFPYNSEVGSVGVGDYASLLRFIPKENLIAPQYKAKPDSVWDYHKYISYEQYLNPYGKPKSAEDFAMKAQLANYDQYRALMEGFSNKMWDWYTGSIIWKTQNPWTAMRGQMYDYYLDPNACLYGLRKGSEPLHVMMNPLDSMVTIVNNGFATRNNLMVQAKAYDMDGKDYFYSQAFNSAGPSSVRRLFPMNEFLAKLDKKEGVFVSLRILDQKQNILSENLYWLPGKDGEYSGLKSIKQAPLKVAAVDQKNGKVAVTLSNAKGNSVAFFNRVALVNGNTGERVLPAFYDDNYVSILPGESKTVTVEYTGKQSNLAVEVYGWNVEKQKVNIQ
- a CDS encoding glycoside hydrolase family 92 protein, whose amino-acid sequence is MGNETNTMVGYHAVPVIVDAYLKGYRGFDVNLAYEAIKQSAMQKTDGIEYIQELKYIPADKINESVGKALEYAIDDYCIAQMAKALNKTADYTYFSKRSKLYRLYFDPSVQFMRGKLANGNWRSPFDPFSSKHREDDYVEGNAWQYTWLVPQDVEGLINLFGGDKAFINKLDSLFTLPLDLGTNGSPDISGLIGNYAQGNEPNHHITYLYTYAGKPWKTADLIRKIDKDFYSSKPDGLCGNEDVGQMSAWYVFTAMGFYPVNPANGAYVFGTPLINGATISLAGNKKFSIKVVGNSAENKYIQKIMLNGKPYTKSYILHKAITAGGNMQIYMGNKPSASWGIKPEDRPVSTK
- a CDS encoding GH92 family glycosyl hydrolase — encoded protein: MQFKKISSILFLTASLFTNNTFSQQKTNLTQYIDPLIGSAKHGHVFVGANVPFGAVQLGPNNIFEGWDWCSGYNYIGNTITGFAHTHLSGTGIGDLGDISIMPATGKLLLEKGKTADDQDGYLSKFSHQNEVAKAGYYRVWLDRYQIKAELTATERVGFHQYTFKGGAENPHIIIDLIEGIGWDAPVSASFKQLDATTIVGHRNSKGWANDQRLYFVIKLSQSIKSLALYDSTAVKSGVALSGKKLKAAVSFNAINNDKLQIKVALSPVSIENAILNLKTELPGWDFAATAKNSDAKWEKELAKVKIEASNTTKKVFYTALYHTMVAPSLFNDVNKDYLGTDKKVYKKASFNNLTTFSLWDTYRAANPLFTILHHDKVNDVVNTMLTIYRQQGKLPVWHFNGQ